DNA from Conexivisphaera calida:
ACACCAAGCTGTTGTTTATCTGGTTGGGGAAGTCGCTCCTTCCGGTAGCTACTATTCTGGCTCCAGCCTCCTTCGCCTCCCACGGCCAAATCTCTGGCACTGGGTTGGCCTCGGCGAATACTATCGCGTCCTTTGCCATCTTCTTGACTTGTTCCTTCTTCACGACTCCCGGTCCAGGGGTCGATGCCGCTATCAGGACGTCCGCGCCCACTATCGCCTCGTCCAGCCCACCGGCTACCTTCTCTCCATTGGTCTTCAGCGCCAGCTCGTACTTCCACGGATGGACAAGCTGCAGCTTATCCATGTCCTCCCTCTCGGAGTAGAGCGCACCCTTGCTGTCTATCAGTATTATCTTCTTCGGATCGCCGCCCGCCGCCATTATCAGTCTGGCTCCAGCTATGTTTGCCGCCCCCGCGCCGAACATCACTATCTTAACATCGCTCAGCTTCTTCCCCACAACCTTCAGTGCGTTCACGAGTCCTGCCAGCGTCGCCGCCGCCGTCCCCAACTGATCGTCATGCCATACCGGTATGTCCAGCGTCTCGCGCAACCTGTCCAGCAGGTAGAAGCAGTCCGGCTGTGCTATGTCCTCTAGATTTATTCCGCCGAACGCCGGCGACACGCGCTCCGCGACATCCGCGACTTCCTCCTTGGTCTTCGCGCGCACGACGAGCGGGAATGCGTCCACTCCCCCGAGGTACTTGAAGATCATTGCCTTCCCCTCCATGACCGGCAGCGCCGCCTCGGGGCCGATGTTACCCAGTCCCAGCACTCTTGTGCCGTTGGTGATTATCGCTATCGTGTTCCACCTGCTAGTGAGCTCGAAGCTCTTGTCGGGATCCTTCGCTATCGTGTTGGACACGCCGGCGACTCCGGGTGTGTACCAGATGGAGAAGTCGTCCAGCGACCTCACCGGCACCTTCGGTATCACCTGTATCTTTCCGCCGTAGAACTTGCTGAGTGATATAGCCATATCATAATACTTCTCAGTTCTTTCACTCATCGTTCGGGGGTTCCCAGAACTTATTTTTACGTTTACCGTCTCAAAATGGCTTCGTTCATCGACTAATCTATATATCATGGCGGGCCCGACGGGATTCGAACCCGCGGCCGACCGGTTAAGAGCCGGTCGCTCTACCTGGCTGAGCTACGGGCCCCTGATGACCCAGATGCGAGCGTTATTTAAGTTTGACCGCGGCAGTGAACCTGTGACGGACGGTGCGGTCCACCATCGCTCAATGCGTCGGCATGCGCCGAGCCCACATTA
Protein-coding regions in this window:
- a CDS encoding NAD(P)-dependent malic enzyme, with product MSERTEKYYDMAISLSKFYGGKIQVIPKVPVRSLDDFSIWYTPGVAGVSNTIAKDPDKSFELTSRWNTIAIITNGTRVLGLGNIGPEAALPVMEGKAMIFKYLGGVDAFPLVVRAKTKEEVADVAERVSPAFGGINLEDIAQPDCFYLLDRLRETLDIPVWHDDQLGTAAATLAGLVNALKVVGKKLSDVKIVMFGAGAANIAGARLIMAAGGDPKKIILIDSKGALYSEREDMDKLQLVHPWKYELALKTNGEKVAGGLDEAIVGADVLIAASTPGPGVVKKEQVKKMAKDAIVFAEANPVPEIWPWEAKEAGARIVATGRSDFPNQINNSLVFPAVFRGTLDVRAKKILDEMVITAALELAKFAEERGLSEEYIIPTMEEWEVYPRVATAVGLKAIEMGLARIKLSKDEIYDRAYKMIRLSRDTLATLVKNNLISPVPAE